One genomic region from Patagioenas fasciata isolate bPatFas1 chromosome 24, bPatFas1.hap1, whole genome shotgun sequence encodes:
- the SIK3 gene encoding serine/threonine-protein kinase SIK3 isoform X4 produces the protein MKMLCHPHIIRLYQVMETERMIYLVTEYASGGEIFDHLVAHGRMAEKEARRKFKQIVAAVNFCHCRNIVHRDLKAENLLLDANLNIKIADFGFSNIFTPGQLLKTWCGSPPYAAPELFEGKEYDGPKVDIWSLGVVLYVLVCGALPFDGSTLQNLRARVLSGKFRIPFFMSTECEHLIRHMLVLDPSKRLSMEQICKHKWMKLGEADAEFDRLIAECQHLKSERQMEPLNEDVLLAMADMGLDKERTIQSLRADAYDHYSAIYSLLCERLKRHKNLRIATSPSVPRTMTFPTSANIQTEQTGNTMSINVPQVQLINPENQIVETDGTMNLDSDEGEEPSPEALVRYLSMRRHTVGVADPRTEVMEDLQKLLPGFPRVTPQAPFLQVTPNVNFMQNVLPRQNLQPTGQLEYKEQSLLQPPTLQLLNGMGPLGRRASDGGANIQLHAQQLLKRPRGPSPLVTMTPAVPAVTPVDEESSDGEPDQEAVQRYLANRSKRHTLAMTNPTAEIPPDLQRQLGQQSFRPRAWAPHLVPDQHRSIYKDSNTLHLPTERFSPVRRFSDGAASIQAFKAHLEKMGNNSSIKQLQQECEQLQKMYGGHMDERTLEKTQQQHMLYQQEQHHQILHQQIQDCIRPPQPSPPLQAPCENQPALLTHQLQRLRIQPSSPPPNHPNNHLFRQPNSSPPPVSSSVLQPHGATSQSQFQGMPSHSTMFPQSGNCSPPPAMGLTCLALQQQPQPQQVTIQVQEPGDMVGSSLLPGAAQGLSSHARAVPLSPGAGQLQLQHRASLMASLSYGHRQLSKQLSADSAESHSLNVNRYPPTNYDQVHLHPHLFPEQPRVSPSNYNPSGGVAFPPAQQALKVPQLDQYPGFPQNAHQQQQHYTASALQQALLSPTPPDYSRHQQVPHILQGLLSPRHSLTGHTDMRLPQAEFAQLIKRRQQQQEFQELFRHMSQGDAGNMGTSVGQNLSERQSLSLPYQSADAYHPQNNPQHLLKMRVQECLQQVPAPVAPHGYAHQPALFHSESMEEDCACEGARDSFPDTKSPNTLTKGGHDSSLLVSAGGHGDPDSLLGTANPAQELGPQQYRHQPAAGFSRSKVPSRESIVGNCMDRSSPSQAMQVPDHNGLGYPVRPASSEHPRPRTLQRHHTIQNSDDAYVQLDNLPGMSLMAGKALSSARMSDAVLSQSSLMASQQLRDRDSEECGESLEGQEHLGDGSQHLNTCYPATCITDVLLSYKHPEVPFGMEQAGV, from the exons ATGAAGATGCTTTGCCACCCACACATCATCAGGTTGTACCAG GTTATGGAGACGGAGAGGATGATTTATCTCGTGACAGAGTACGCCAGTGGAGGGGAAATATTTG ATCACTTGGTGGCCCACGGGCGCATGGCCGAGAAGGAAGCCCGCAGAAAGTTCAAGCAAATCGTGGCTGCCGTCAACTTCTGTCACTGTCGGAACATAGTCCACAGAGACCTGAAGGCAGAAAACCTCCTGCTGGATGCCAACCTCAACATCAAAATCGCAG ATTTTGGGTTCAGTAACATCTTCACGCCTGGTCAGCTGCTGAAAACGTGGTGTGGGAGTCCTCCCTATGCTGCTCCAGAGCTCTTCGAAGGGAAGGAGTACGATGGGCCCAAGGTTGACATTTGG AGCCTCGGCGTGGTGCTGTACGTGCTGGTGTGCGGCGCCCTGCCCTTCGACGGGAGCACGCTGCAGAACCTGCGCGCACGGGTGCTCAGCGGGAAGTTCCGCATTCCCTTCTTCATGTCCACAG AATGTGAACATCTGATCCGGCACATGCTGGTCCTCGACCCCAGCAAGCGGCTCTCCATGGAGCAGATCTGCAAGCACAAGTGGATGAAGCTGGGGGAGGCGGACGCGGAGTTCGACAGG CTGATAGCGGAGTGTCAGCACCTGAAGAGCGAGAGGCAGATGGAGCCGCTGAATGAGGACGTGCTGCTGGCCATGGCGGACATGGGGCTGGACAAGGAGCGCACAATTcag TCTTTAAGAGCCGATGCTTACGATCACTACAGTGCAATCTACAGCCTGCTCTGCGAGCGCCTGAAGAGACACAAGAACCTGCGCATTGCGACATCGCCAAGCGTACCCCGGACCATGACTTTCCCCACCTCTGCTAACATCCAG ACAGAACAGACGGGCAATACCATGAGCATCAACGTGCCACAAGTCCAGCTCATCAACCCTGAAAACCAAATTGTGGAG ACTGACGGAACGATGAACTTGGACAGCGACGAAGGGGAGGAGCCGTCACCCGAAGCTCTGGTCCGGTACCTCTCGATGAGAAGGCACACGGTTGGAGTAGCTGACCCACG GACGGAAGTCATGGAAGACCTGCAGAAGCTCCTGCCCGGCTTCCCCCGTGTCACTCCTCAGGCTCCGTTCCTGCAGGTGACCCCGAATGTGAACTTCATGCAGAATGTGCTGCCAAGGCAGAACCTGCAGCCCACGGGGCAGCTGGAGTACAAG GAGCAGTCCCTGCTGCAGCCCCCCACACTGCAGCTGCTCAACGGCATGGGCCCGCTGGGCCGCAGGGCGTCGGACGGCGGAGCCAACATCCAGCTGCACGCACAGCAGCTGCTCAAGCGGCCTCGGGGGCCCTCGCCGCTCGTCACCATGACGCCA GCTGTCCCGGCCGTCACCCCTGTGGACGAGGAGAGCTCGGACGGGGAGCCGGATCAGGAGGCTGTGCAGAG ATACTTGGCAAATAGGTCAAAAAGGCACACTCTGGCAATGACCAACCCTACAGCTGAAATCCCTCCAGACTTGCAGAGGCAGCTAGGACAGCAGTCCTTCCGACCCCGGGCTTGGGCTCCACACCTGGTACCCGATCAGCACCG TTCTATTTACAAGGACTCAAACACGCTGCATCTCCCCACCGAACGCTTCTCCCCGGTCCGGCGCTTCTCCGATGGTGCTGCCAGCATCCAGGctttcaaagcccacctggagaaGATGGGCAATAACAGCAGCATCAAACAGCTGCAGCAG GAGTGCGAGCAGCTTCAGAAGATGTATGGCGGGCACATGGACGAGAGGACGCTGGAGAAGACGCAGCAGCAGCACATGTTGTACCAGCAGGAGCAGCACCACCAGATTCTTCATCAGCAGATTCAG GACTGTATCCGGCCGCCCCAGCCTTCTCCACCCTTGCAAGCTCCCTGTGAAAACCAGCCAGCTCTGCTCACTCACCAGCTTCAGAG GTTACGGATCCAGCCGTCCAGCCCGCCCCCGAACCACCCCAATAACCATCTGTTCAGGCAGCCCAACAGCAGCCCGCCCCCCGTGAGCAGCAGCGTGCTCCAGCCCCACG GTGCCACGTCCCAGTCCCAGTTCCAAGGGATGCCGTCCCACAGCACCATGTTCCCGCAGTCTGGTAACTGCTCCCCGCCCCCGGCCATGGGGCTGACGTGCctggccctgcagcagcagccgcagccccagcAGGTCACCATCCAGGTGCAGGAGCCCGGTGACATGGTGGGCAGCAGCCTGCTGCCGGGGGCCGCGCAGGGCCTGTCCTCGCACGCGCGGGCTGTGCCGCTCAGCCCCGGCGCCGgccagctccagctgcagcaccGCGCCAGCCTCATGGCCTCGCTCAGCTACGGCCACCGCCAGCTGTCCAAGCAGCTCAGCGCCGACAGTGCCGAGTCGCACAG TCTGAACGTGAACAGATATCCCCCCACCAACTACGACCAGGTGCACTTACACCCCCACCTGTTCCCAGAGCAGCCTCGCGTTTCCCCCAGCAACTACAACCCATCCGGAGGAGTCGCGTTCCCCCCGGCTCAGCAAGCTCTCAAAGTCCCGCAGCTCGACCAGTATCCCGGCTTCCCTCAGAACGcacatcagcagcagcagcactacaCCGCATCGGCACTACAGCAAGCACTGTTGTCCCCAACGCCCCCCGACTACAGCCGACACCAGCAGGTACCGCACATCCTCCAAGGACTGCTCTCCCCCCGGCACTCGCTCACGGGGCACACGGACATGCGGCTGCCCCAGGCAGAATTTGCACAGCTCATCAaacggcggcagcagcagcaagaattCCAAGAGTTGTTCAGGCACATGAGTCAAGGGGATGCTGGGAACATGGGCACCAGCGTGGGCCAGAACCTCTCGGAGCGCCAGTCCTTGTCTTTGCCTTATCAGAGCGCTGACGCCTACCACCCGCAGAACAACCCCCAGCACCTCTTAAAAATGCGGGTGCAGGAATGTCTGCAGCAGGTCCCCGCGCCCGTGGCGCCGCACGGCTACGCGCACCAGCCGGCCCTGTTCCACTcggagagcatggaggaggacTGCGCCTGCGAGGGGGCCAGggacagctttccagacactAAGAGCCCAAACACGTTGACCAAAGGTGGCCACGACTCCTCTCTGCTCGTCAGCGCAGGAGGGCACGGGGACCCCGACTCCTTGCTAGGAACTGCTAATCCCGCGCAGGAGCTGGGGCCGCAGCAGTACAGACATCAGCCCGCTGCTGGATTCAGCAGGAGTAAGGTGCCCAGCAGAG AGTCCATCGTAGGGAACTGCATGGACAGGAGTTCCCCCAGCCAAGCCATGCAGGTGCCTGACCACAACGGGCTGGGCTACCCCGTGCGACCCGCCTCCAGCGAGCACCCGCGGCCCCGCACGCTGCAGAGACACCACACCATCCAGAACAGCGACGATGCCTAC GTGCAATTAGATAACTTGCCTGGAATGAGTTTAATGGCAGGAAAAGCGCTGAGCTCTGCTCGGATGTCCGACGCCGTCCTCAGCCAGTCGTCGCTCATGGCCAGCCAGCAGCTGCGCGACAGGGACAGCGAGG AGTGTGGGGAGAGTTTGGAAGGTCAAGAGCACCTGGGCGACGGCAGCCAGCATCTCAACACCTGCTACCCAGCCACGTGTATTACGGACGTCCTGCTGAGCTACAAGCACCCGGAGGTGCCCTTTGGGATGGAGCAGGCCGGGGTGTAA
- the SIK3 gene encoding serine/threonine-protein kinase SIK3 isoform X3: MKMLCHPHIIRLYQVMETERMIYLVTEYASGGEIFDHLVAHGRMAEKEARRKFKQIVAAVNFCHCRNIVHRDLKAENLLLDANLNIKIADFGFSNIFTPGQLLKTWCGSPPYAAPELFEGKEYDGPKVDIWSLGVVLYVLVCGALPFDGSTLQNLRARVLSGKFRIPFFMSTECEHLIRHMLVLDPSKRLSMEQICKHKWMKLGEADAEFDRLIAECQHLKSERQMEPLNEDVLLAMADMGLDKERTIQSLRADAYDHYSAIYSLLCERLKRHKNLRIATSPSVPRTMTFPTSANIQQTEQTGNTMSINVPQVQLINPENQIVETDGTMNLDSDEGEEPSPEALVRYLSMRRHTVGVADPRTEVMEDLQKLLPGFPRVTPQAPFLQVTPNVNFMQNVLPRQNLQPTGQLEYKEQSLLQPPTLQLLNGMGPLGRRASDGGANIQLHAQQLLKRPRGPSPLVTMTPAVPAVTPVDEESSDGEPDQEAVQRYLANRSKRHTLAMTNPTAEIPPDLQRQLGQQSFRPRAWAPHLVPDQHRSIYKDSNTLHLPTERFSPVRRFSDGAASIQAFKAHLEKMGNNSSIKQLQQECEQLQKMYGGHMDERTLEKTQQQHMLYQQEQHHQILHQQIQDCIRPPQPSPPLQAPCENQPALLTHQLQRLRIQPSSPPPNHPNNHLFRQPNSSPPPVSSSVLQPHGATSQSQFQGMPSHSTMFPQSGNCSPPPAMGLTCLALQQQPQPQQVTIQVQEPGDMVGSSLLPGAAQGLSSHARAVPLSPGAGQLQLQHRASLMASLSYGHRQLSKQLSADSAESHSLNVNRYPPTNYDQVHLHPHLFPEQPRVSPSNYNPSGGVAFPPAQQALKVPQLDQYPGFPQNAHQQQQHYTASALQQALLSPTPPDYSRHQQVPHILQGLLSPRHSLTGHTDMRLPQAEFAQLIKRRQQQQEFQELFRHMSQGDAGNMGTSVGQNLSERQSLSLPYQSADAYHPQNNPQHLLKMRVQECLQQVPAPVAPHGYAHQPALFHSESMEEDCACEGARDSFPDTKSPNTLTKGGHDSSLLVSAGGHGDPDSLLGTANPAQELGPQQYRHQPAAGFSRSKVPSRESIVGNCMDRSSPSQAMQVPDHNGLGYPVRPASSEHPRPRTLQRHHTIQNSDDAYVQLDNLPGMSLMAGKALSSARMSDAVLSQSSLMASQQLRDRDSEECGESLEGQEHLGDGSQHLNTCYPATCITDVLLSYKHPEVPFGMEQAGV; encoded by the exons ATGAAGATGCTTTGCCACCCACACATCATCAGGTTGTACCAG GTTATGGAGACGGAGAGGATGATTTATCTCGTGACAGAGTACGCCAGTGGAGGGGAAATATTTG ATCACTTGGTGGCCCACGGGCGCATGGCCGAGAAGGAAGCCCGCAGAAAGTTCAAGCAAATCGTGGCTGCCGTCAACTTCTGTCACTGTCGGAACATAGTCCACAGAGACCTGAAGGCAGAAAACCTCCTGCTGGATGCCAACCTCAACATCAAAATCGCAG ATTTTGGGTTCAGTAACATCTTCACGCCTGGTCAGCTGCTGAAAACGTGGTGTGGGAGTCCTCCCTATGCTGCTCCAGAGCTCTTCGAAGGGAAGGAGTACGATGGGCCCAAGGTTGACATTTGG AGCCTCGGCGTGGTGCTGTACGTGCTGGTGTGCGGCGCCCTGCCCTTCGACGGGAGCACGCTGCAGAACCTGCGCGCACGGGTGCTCAGCGGGAAGTTCCGCATTCCCTTCTTCATGTCCACAG AATGTGAACATCTGATCCGGCACATGCTGGTCCTCGACCCCAGCAAGCGGCTCTCCATGGAGCAGATCTGCAAGCACAAGTGGATGAAGCTGGGGGAGGCGGACGCGGAGTTCGACAGG CTGATAGCGGAGTGTCAGCACCTGAAGAGCGAGAGGCAGATGGAGCCGCTGAATGAGGACGTGCTGCTGGCCATGGCGGACATGGGGCTGGACAAGGAGCGCACAATTcag TCTTTAAGAGCCGATGCTTACGATCACTACAGTGCAATCTACAGCCTGCTCTGCGAGCGCCTGAAGAGACACAAGAACCTGCGCATTGCGACATCGCCAAGCGTACCCCGGACCATGACTTTCCCCACCTCTGCTAACATCCAG CAGACAGAACAGACGGGCAATACCATGAGCATCAACGTGCCACAAGTCCAGCTCATCAACCCTGAAAACCAAATTGTGGAG ACTGACGGAACGATGAACTTGGACAGCGACGAAGGGGAGGAGCCGTCACCCGAAGCTCTGGTCCGGTACCTCTCGATGAGAAGGCACACGGTTGGAGTAGCTGACCCACG GACGGAAGTCATGGAAGACCTGCAGAAGCTCCTGCCCGGCTTCCCCCGTGTCACTCCTCAGGCTCCGTTCCTGCAGGTGACCCCGAATGTGAACTTCATGCAGAATGTGCTGCCAAGGCAGAACCTGCAGCCCACGGGGCAGCTGGAGTACAAG GAGCAGTCCCTGCTGCAGCCCCCCACACTGCAGCTGCTCAACGGCATGGGCCCGCTGGGCCGCAGGGCGTCGGACGGCGGAGCCAACATCCAGCTGCACGCACAGCAGCTGCTCAAGCGGCCTCGGGGGCCCTCGCCGCTCGTCACCATGACGCCA GCTGTCCCGGCCGTCACCCCTGTGGACGAGGAGAGCTCGGACGGGGAGCCGGATCAGGAGGCTGTGCAGAG ATACTTGGCAAATAGGTCAAAAAGGCACACTCTGGCAATGACCAACCCTACAGCTGAAATCCCTCCAGACTTGCAGAGGCAGCTAGGACAGCAGTCCTTCCGACCCCGGGCTTGGGCTCCACACCTGGTACCCGATCAGCACCG TTCTATTTACAAGGACTCAAACACGCTGCATCTCCCCACCGAACGCTTCTCCCCGGTCCGGCGCTTCTCCGATGGTGCTGCCAGCATCCAGGctttcaaagcccacctggagaaGATGGGCAATAACAGCAGCATCAAACAGCTGCAGCAG GAGTGCGAGCAGCTTCAGAAGATGTATGGCGGGCACATGGACGAGAGGACGCTGGAGAAGACGCAGCAGCAGCACATGTTGTACCAGCAGGAGCAGCACCACCAGATTCTTCATCAGCAGATTCAG GACTGTATCCGGCCGCCCCAGCCTTCTCCACCCTTGCAAGCTCCCTGTGAAAACCAGCCAGCTCTGCTCACTCACCAGCTTCAGAG GTTACGGATCCAGCCGTCCAGCCCGCCCCCGAACCACCCCAATAACCATCTGTTCAGGCAGCCCAACAGCAGCCCGCCCCCCGTGAGCAGCAGCGTGCTCCAGCCCCACG GTGCCACGTCCCAGTCCCAGTTCCAAGGGATGCCGTCCCACAGCACCATGTTCCCGCAGTCTGGTAACTGCTCCCCGCCCCCGGCCATGGGGCTGACGTGCctggccctgcagcagcagccgcagccccagcAGGTCACCATCCAGGTGCAGGAGCCCGGTGACATGGTGGGCAGCAGCCTGCTGCCGGGGGCCGCGCAGGGCCTGTCCTCGCACGCGCGGGCTGTGCCGCTCAGCCCCGGCGCCGgccagctccagctgcagcaccGCGCCAGCCTCATGGCCTCGCTCAGCTACGGCCACCGCCAGCTGTCCAAGCAGCTCAGCGCCGACAGTGCCGAGTCGCACAG TCTGAACGTGAACAGATATCCCCCCACCAACTACGACCAGGTGCACTTACACCCCCACCTGTTCCCAGAGCAGCCTCGCGTTTCCCCCAGCAACTACAACCCATCCGGAGGAGTCGCGTTCCCCCCGGCTCAGCAAGCTCTCAAAGTCCCGCAGCTCGACCAGTATCCCGGCTTCCCTCAGAACGcacatcagcagcagcagcactacaCCGCATCGGCACTACAGCAAGCACTGTTGTCCCCAACGCCCCCCGACTACAGCCGACACCAGCAGGTACCGCACATCCTCCAAGGACTGCTCTCCCCCCGGCACTCGCTCACGGGGCACACGGACATGCGGCTGCCCCAGGCAGAATTTGCACAGCTCATCAaacggcggcagcagcagcaagaattCCAAGAGTTGTTCAGGCACATGAGTCAAGGGGATGCTGGGAACATGGGCACCAGCGTGGGCCAGAACCTCTCGGAGCGCCAGTCCTTGTCTTTGCCTTATCAGAGCGCTGACGCCTACCACCCGCAGAACAACCCCCAGCACCTCTTAAAAATGCGGGTGCAGGAATGTCTGCAGCAGGTCCCCGCGCCCGTGGCGCCGCACGGCTACGCGCACCAGCCGGCCCTGTTCCACTcggagagcatggaggaggacTGCGCCTGCGAGGGGGCCAGggacagctttccagacactAAGAGCCCAAACACGTTGACCAAAGGTGGCCACGACTCCTCTCTGCTCGTCAGCGCAGGAGGGCACGGGGACCCCGACTCCTTGCTAGGAACTGCTAATCCCGCGCAGGAGCTGGGGCCGCAGCAGTACAGACATCAGCCCGCTGCTGGATTCAGCAGGAGTAAGGTGCCCAGCAGAG AGTCCATCGTAGGGAACTGCATGGACAGGAGTTCCCCCAGCCAAGCCATGCAGGTGCCTGACCACAACGGGCTGGGCTACCCCGTGCGACCCGCCTCCAGCGAGCACCCGCGGCCCCGCACGCTGCAGAGACACCACACCATCCAGAACAGCGACGATGCCTAC GTGCAATTAGATAACTTGCCTGGAATGAGTTTAATGGCAGGAAAAGCGCTGAGCTCTGCTCGGATGTCCGACGCCGTCCTCAGCCAGTCGTCGCTCATGGCCAGCCAGCAGCTGCGCGACAGGGACAGCGAGG AGTGTGGGGAGAGTTTGGAAGGTCAAGAGCACCTGGGCGACGGCAGCCAGCATCTCAACACCTGCTACCCAGCCACGTGTATTACGGACGTCCTGCTGAGCTACAAGCACCCGGAGGTGCCCTTTGGGATGGAGCAGGCCGGGGTGTAA